The Accipiter gentilis chromosome 29, bAccGen1.1, whole genome shotgun sequence genome segment GTTTCTGGACATCAATCCTATTCCGCTGCATGAGCTAGCTGCTCAGACCAAAGAAACATAAAAGCTTTTAGTTAAACTTGCATTCACGCCTCCTGTTCTATGCCAAGAATATGAAAATAACACTGATTGACTATCTTCCTTTTTAACTGTGGTCATGATGAGTTTCATTGTAGTCCATGATATGAAGCTGTCCAACACTGCTTTCCTGGATCTTAGGCGAGACACTAAGGTTATCAGGGCTTGGAGAGGCCTTTGTCTCCATGCTTGGATCTTTACATAGTTCAGTCTTTAGAGCATCGGAAAGCCTGTTGATGGTTACACCCTCCTCATCACACTGGCTCTCACTCTTGTTGCGAAATAATTCTCGTGCCTTCATTCCAAGGAAGCTCTTGGAGCTGGGAAGTGAACCTACAGTCAGTGGGACAGTACTCGAGGTCTCCAGCAACACGGATGTCTCCCAGCGACTGCTGAATCTCTGGTTCTGGGGTTTTTCAGGGGTGGAGAGCTCACTGCTGCTGCCACCCTTACTGCTACTACTACCTCGAGTGCTGGGAGGTTTGGTCTCTCCATTTCTACCAATGGTTTCTTCACTGTATCCCACCACAGCATCTTCATTACCACAATCCAGCCTGTTTTGGAAAGGGAGAGGATATAGTGTGAAGGAAATGGTAGCAACTGTTTACAATGGAAGGGGAAATGCTGGGGAAGGCAGGTTAGAGTACTTTGCATTTCTGCTATGGCAGAAGTACTTCAACAGTTTTCCTTTCACAGTTTTGTAGCAAAGCAGAAGTGACAAAGGGTAACCAGAAAAGCATCACACACTAAGCTTTGCAACATCCAGTGTTTTAAGTCCAAAGCTGACAATAATCCCAAAGCAGAATGGAACTAGATCCTGATCTGCTAAGGTAAAGGAAGAGATCTGTACATCTTCCTTGGATTGTAGGCCTTTCTTTTTACCTAACCCAAGCACAGGTGATCGCCACAAATCTGCTGGCAGTGCAAGAAATTATCCTGATGCTGTAGCAGAATctggtgtagaaaaaaaaaaggtatgatcTGAAGTAAAGTCCAGCACTACCTAGACAGTTTAGGCAGACATATGTAAAACAACTACGTAAGAACAGTGTAGCAATTTGTAAAGAGACTGTTTTATGAGACAAACCAGAGATTTCTCTCAAACTTTGAGTAACAGTTCAGCTATCTGAAAAGTACTTCATGGGCACTTCCAGTTTTGTCAGTGACTCTCAGTAACCTGGGCAGAGTCCTGAACCAGATTCAGTCTGTAAAAGGGGGAGTAACAGAAATACTTCGAGATAATGCATCCAAGTGCTAAGAATTCCACAAGGATATCAACTTCCAAGGAGCTGGCCATGAGTCCAGCATATTTTTACATCATCACCCTtacctttcttctgctgcttcagctgcttctgttttATCATCTTCAAGTTTTTTCAGTAGGCTGCTCTTCTCCAGCCGGCCAAACAGATCCAAAATCTCCAGCTCAAATGCCTGTGTGATTCTTTTCTGGGCCTTGTACCTACTTTCTACTGCTTGCAGCTGACctctgaacagaaaaagaaaccaaagtcCATCAGGTCCAGTGTCGCCAGATTCTGCCTCAACTATGATAGTGCACCTGTCAATGCATAGCTAAAATTTTACACAGGAAACCCCTACCTTGCTTGGATTTTTACATCTTCCAGATATTTCTTTTGCTCCAGGAAGAGGTGGTCCttttttgcaagctgagattccaGTTCAGCTATCCGTTTCTGGGAAGCATCAAGCCTTTGGCTTTGCTGCTGAACACACAATTTTGCTTTCTCCAGTTCTTTCCGAAAAGCAGCGTGCAACATTTCAACCTCCTCAAAGGAGAGAACACAATGTTAAAGTATAAtttgtgtgttatttttattaatacttagACATGTTTCTGATGCTATAAATAGTCACATTTTTAAGCAAGATGgaataaaagaaacatttctaaaaaCAGATATAGAAAAACTGGATACTCTGAGGATGTACACTATTAAGTAACTGTGAAAATAACTACACATCACTGGAATTTATTAGCACATTAATGTTCCTTACAAAAAGCCCTTTTCAGCAAACTCGCCAGTTCTGCACCAGATTAGGATAGACAAAGTcaattttaaaactctttttgcAACATGACCTTCATTAAATACCAgtaagaggctttttttttttttggcttattaTCCACCTTCTTTAATTACTTGCTCTCACGCAGAAACAGTTATATTGTTGTGTAATTTACttgcttctaattaaaaaaaggtttctttgaaGTCAGGAAGTAAAACCATATGAACCACAGAAGTTTTAGTAAAGTTAATACTAACTCTTAATGGGAAAATGACTGAGTGAGATGAGTAAGACTGCTTGTTTTAAAAGAGCACATCACAAAACCCGGTAAAACCCTGGTTAAGATCTTTCCACAAATTCTAGCAAATACTACCCTACGTTATACACACTCACAAATATAAGAGCCCAATGTTACTTTACCAGCAATAGTCTGCTGCCAATTACATTAAAAGCACAGTAAAGTCTTGGCCTTTGGCAAGAAAAAATTGGTAAGAATTTACATCACATGACTAAAACTGACTTCAGGTGTACCCTAATGTCCCCTTCTTGGCTTTCAAGCACAGAGCACTGAATAGACTCTGTAACAACACGGTGCACAAAATATCTGAACAGAAGATTAAATATGAAATCCAATCCCTGAAAATCAATttcaaaaccaagtattttaaGTTATGAAGCATTTCCTTCATTCTGAACACAAGGCTGAGAACAGCTTGATGATGACCCTCAAGTGATCTCCTCCCAAAAGGCCTCCTCTGCAACTATGCAATCATACCTTTGTAGTGTCTGTGtgcttgtgctgcagctgctccaggtACAACTCATTGACCTCTCCAAGAACCAGAAGTTGCCTGTTCAAGAACTCCATCTGCTGTTGCACTGATTCACTGTTGGAAAGCTTTAAAGAGAAATTGAACAGAATCAAACACTGGAATGAACAGTTCAGCAGGAGAGTCATAGTTGACATGCACTGTGTTCACAGGGTATTTTTATAAAGGGAGACAAAGACAAGAATCCAATGCATCATAGGGAATAAGTGTTAAATAAATTAGCTTTCATAAAGCTGGTGACAGTCCATACAGAACTTCACCATATAGGCATTGCTTCCCTTAACATAACCATGTTTCCACTTACACAAGAAGTCCATTCTATTTCTGATATAAACAAGATCTCTAAGATGCCAAGATTTAGCAAGCTTTAATACAAGTTCATATTGCTCAATCTGCAGATTCCTAGTGTGGAAAAAGCAGCCAAAATGAGAAGGCTCAGAAGCCTTTGAACTGAGTTTAAAGTTTCTTCACCACAATACATTTCTCTATGTTGTTTTTGTGCAATTAATATCAGATTCTATGGAACAAAGCACAGGCTTCTTTCAACAAGAAAGCACCTGATAAAAATTaccagaaataaacagaaagacaCAAAGGGACCCTAAGAACAGTGACTTTTCTTACCTTTTGAGAAACTTGGCTAAGAAGCAATTCAGTGTGACACACCTTGTTGTTAGCCTTCTTTAATTCTAACCTCAGATCTGCAATCATATTCCGGCAGTCCTCCAGCTTGGTCtgttcaaatggaaaaaaaaaaaccacaacaaaccaccCTTACTCAGGGTTCTGAAACTTTAAATAAGGACTAGCAATGGCATATGGCTGGAGGGCTGTAACCACCAGCACTGTAAATCAAGTTATACTGAGCACATGTGAAAGCCCCAAAGCCAGCTAAGACACTGCATTTTCTTATTTCCAAACTGAAGACAGGACAAAACAGAACCATAAAAGGATGATGACTAAGTAAGGCATTTCCAATTATGCACTACCTTGTTCTGAATTAGGACAGTATCTCTAATAGAGATATGTAACTTACTTTCAGATATTTCATGCCATGTTATTAGgaaggttatttttaaaactagtAAGTAGATAACGTAATTTTGTTCAGTGTCATGCTTCATACCTGCAATTCCTGGCTCTGGTTGTAGAATTCCTCTCGGTCATGCTGCAGCTGTCTGATCTGGCTGTGAAGCTGAGCCACTATATTTTCATGTTCCTCCTGAAACTGGTGGTACCTTGCCTGTTCTTTCTGCAGACTCAGTTTCAAGGcctggatttctttttcctgtagctTCAGTTGATCCTTCTGTTAAGAACCCCATAGAAAGCATCAGACAAGACATCTGCTTTATCAGTTAGAACATCTGTCTTAAGTCGCTAGTTAAAGCTATCAAATTAATAGCATGCAGGCATAACAAATTTCCATAGATAGAACATTCTATATCAAGCATGTTCTTACGGCTTCTAGGGCTTGATTTGCTTTTTGGCCGAAAAAGAGATTAAATGGTGATAGAGTGGACAGGTGGAAAACTCAGTCACATCCAAAGGCACAATGAGCAATAGCAGATTCTTCTACTGCACCTCACGCTTTTGACAGGGACTTGGGCTTCACAGCTGAAGCAACAGTTCCTCTTCCAAAAGCTATCTGGAAGTCTATTTTTGGCTCTTCTACTGAATTATCAAAAGGTGAAACTGTTGATGAAATTAGCTATAATATGGTGATACGGAATTAAAACATGCCTAAATCTGTAACGAGACATCCTTCAATGCGCTTATAACTTCAAATTTTACCACAGTAAATACCTCTGGAAAAGAACATTGGAGTTTTCAAAGTTTTTGCTATTACTCCTCAATTGAGGAGTGAAAGGACAGTACTTCTTCAAATAATGCAATAAGTTGTCTAGCTAGGCATTATGTAATCACTGCACTAACTATGAAGCCTTTAATACTATCCAAAGGTAAGTACTGGCAGGGGTCAAGCATGCCAGCATCCACTGATTCAGTTGCCTACAGACAAATATAAACTACTGGTTTTAATAATCACAGCGCATGTAACTTGTCCACAAGTCATTCCACAAACACTGACTTTAATAAGGTGAGAAATGAGGCTTCTATTTTAATTGAGCGGTACTGAAAGATACTGGCCAAACCAATTAATATTTCTTCTAGCACCAGTGCATTTAAATCACTGCTAGAGTTGTATCCGTACTCACCATGGCAGCATTATGTTCCTCCAGAGCTGTTGCTTTAATCACTTTTCGCAAGAGTCGACGGTTCCGAAGAGCATGTTGCTGTCTTTTGAAGCGTTCATACAATAACTGGTTGTGCAGCAAAAGCAATTGATTACGCAGGGTGTGAATCTCATCAGAAGGGGGAGAACCTGGATTAGAGTTAAAAGACAGAAGAGGTTACTGAACAGTACTGCCCCTGTTCCACATAtgggaaatattttctaaaataagcaaattagatttcttttaaattacaacTTAAAAGCCTGTCTGCTCCATTTGATCTCCAACACAAACTTaaagttttaaacatttttcccaGAGCAACATGTATATGCTTCAAATGCATTGCTCCTTcgattaagaagaaaaaagccaagcTCACCACCGCCATAGAAGCCTAGGAGCACAAAGCTATGACACAAAtgtgaagcagcaaaaaaaacaATCACCAGTTTTAGATTCAGATAGCATTGAAAAGGTGGAAGGATCTGTTAGATGATCAGCATCACTCTGAAAGCTAGCAGATCTTAAGTGgtcaaaagcagaaacatctaGAATTGTGGGGAAGGCAGttttcacttttcaaagatgaaaaaaagcagctcatCTCACTGGAACGCAGATATCTATCTGCTAAGCAGATAAACCATGACTTAATGGAGGGCACCATCTTTCTGCagcattagttaaaaaaaaagtatgcaggtCATTGTTTAAGCAAGTCTAATAATAGAGGAACAGATTGCCAAAACACGAGAAACTTCCTCACCTCCAAAGTGAGTCCAGTCAGCAGATTTGCTCGGCAGAGacaatctgaaaatgaaaatacagcattaaccagtaagtttaaatataaaaacaCTCTGCAAGTCACTTTAAAATGGAATGCCCACCTCAAAAGAGCTTACAGCCTAATAAAAGAACAATTATGGTCAGTCGGTATGAAAGTAATAAGGAGGAATCGTGCAAGCAGCAGGTTGCAAGTGCAGAGGATGGAGGGCATAATTTCTTAGAAGTTGGAGAAAAACTCTCTCAGACATAGAAAAGGACAAAATGGAATACAGGGTAataagatgaaaataaagaatacAACAGATACACCTAAACCTTAAAGCTGGTTCTCCAGTTCTTAGCTTCCTGTATATTAGACAGAAGAAAGTGTCAACCTCCCTTTGGCCTCTACATTTTCTTTTGAGTATCTAGCATAGGACTTAAACCTGATAAAGTAAACAAATCTCACTAACAGTGGtaccaaaaccaaacctgcaGCACAGCCAATAGCCCTGCTTCTTCATCATAAGTTGTCAGTGAAGGCAGTAAGAGTACAATGATCacagtcccttttttttttatatcaaacATATTACCATTGCAAATATAAAAATCCTCCAGCCAGAACACCTAGCTCAGTTAACAGTAGTATTTCACAGAACATGGTTTCATTGTAGACTTCCAGACATGGCTGCTTTTCAGGCACATCTATTAAAACAAAGCCAGCACAAAAGGAATAACAAGAAAGTTTGCAAAGTAAGATTTTCAGTCACCTACTTGTTCAGCTCCTTAGTGTGTGCATCCGCTCCTTGCTGTATCAGTCTGTCCAGTACTTCCACAGGAGAAGTAGAGGACATGCAGTCATCATCCTGGGTTCCCTTGGCTTTCTTTAGCAGCTCCTCAGTCTTCTTGCCAACAAAGAGGTAGGCAGTCTTTGGTAATGCAACCTCAAAAAGGTGCTCATATAGGGGAGGCTGCCCACTCCCAAACACCACTCTTCTTTGTGCTGGTACTTTGCAAGGGCTGGGAGTGAGAATACTCGTCTCCCCAGAGGTTCCTTCCCTGTTACCAGCAGGGCTTTCACCAGAGCCTCCACAGGGCTTGTCTATGGGAGTAAATGTTTGTTTGGGCGTTTCCCGCGCACTCTCAGGCCCAGACTTGTCCAGAGAAGATGTTAAAGGCTCAGAGGTCTGACTGTGTCCCTGAACACTAGAGACTACCGAATGGGTCTTCTTTTGAGAGCCTGACAGACTTTCATTTGTGCGGTAAAATGGAGAGTCAAATCCTCCTCTAGGCACCATGTGTTCAGCATCAGTTGTGATCTCGGAGATCTCTTTAGATATTGCATCTGAGAaggatgaggggggggggggagcataaTTATGTATCTTGTATTTCAACATTACAAACATTTCCTTAGCCAAGATGTACATAAGGAAGACAGAAAATTACCTTCCTCTCTGTCCTTTTCAGCACTATCTTCAAAAGACAAACCACCTAAAAACTCTGGAAGATCATTTAAGGTTACTGAACTTTTACTACCAGGtgtgtctgaaggaaaaaaaaaagaaaagaaaagagaaaagttagTTGTACAGATGCTGTTTTCTTCAGCCTTATCACAGCACAAAACAGAAGTCTTCTACTGCTGTGAGGTCCTTAGAATAAGCTTGCCCCTCCTTCAGATGCTTCCTCAAAGGAGGAAGCTATCTGACTCCTGTTCCATTCCATGTGGAAACCAGTTCAGAGATCAGTCACTGGTTAGTCCTAATcccaaaatgtaattttgtgaACTTCACATTTGCTATTGCACAACAAGTGTAGGCAACCGCCTCTATGAATAAGGATGTGCTGTTTGAAATTTAacctattaaataaataaaaaaaagtggcttAAGTGTAGTATGACTACTATACTTCCACATTAGCATTAAACTCCCCCTAGCTTCTGATCTGGCTACACAAGGACACAGTACTTACCTGAAAAAAGGAAGTTTAGCAAACTGATATAATACAAACTTGACAATATGTGGCTACTGATAAAAAACTCTTGGGACGGCTGCCAGGGAGATACACACTAAAGCATGCAGGATAGAAACCTCATGCTTGCAGCTCAGTCACAGATTAGGAACCCAGTGAAAAACCTAGCCTGTTCTCAACTTgtaattcagaaaattcagattCCAGTGTTGCTATAAAACTTCACCAAGGAAAACCAGCTTTAAATTTCACTATCATCTCCACTTCAAGGACAGTAAAGAATCACACTACAGAAGTCTCAAATACAGTACCAAAAGCCCTTTCTACAGCTGTCACAGATGTAGATGACAGAATGGAAAATGGAATCTAGATTTACCTATTAGAAGCTGAGTTCCTCAACCATCCACTGTTGATTTCAATATTCCACAGGACTTTAAAAAAAGGTTCAAGTACAGCAATATAAttgtagatagaaaacaaagtTTTTCCAAGAGCCTTTAGAAGGGAGCATCATATCTATCCTTATGTGCAGCCTTACAGTTTGATCCAGACATGTGACACAAAACTTGTTCAAGTAAGACTTCATATACAACTTGCtgcttctaataaaaaaattcacCCTCAAagaatcagctttaaaaaaaaaatattcctttttcagCCTCCAGTGTAGAACTGTGTATTTAAACATGCATAAGAATGCATGAgggccagttaaaaaaaaaaaatctgcaagctatttctgaagatgaatagttaaaatgaaatcaaaagcaTCACAAGAAGGTTTTAAGTTGAATCACAGGTTAAGGCAGAATCCTGGAACTACAAAGAActcggggtgggagggggaaagaaagagaaaaaacctgtGGAAAAGTGTTTCGCAATTGGAACACGTGTCAATAAAACCAAGATTTGTTTACAATAGGTTATTGTAATGGGGAGAGGAAAACAGTTTACCCAATGATTTATCGCTGTTTATGACATTTTGCTGTCGGGACAGTAAAGGCCTCCCAGGATCTGGTTTGtcctcctgaaaaaaagaaaacaaaaaaacccaaaatagatTCTCTGCATCAGACATTTGTTGGAAACAAACCTCTTGGGCGGTTTCATAGAAAGGAAATTCCTGCAAATAGATGGCTTAAATAGCAAACCAATATAAGAAGTCTTAAAACTGTGCAACTGACGTGGCAATAGTTGTCTAAACTTAGAAGAAAATGAGTTTTTGCAatgaaatgcaacatttttttgtaaatcagttactctgatttttttttttttctccattatggTCACTACATGTATGGcaagtcaataaaaaaaaatcagatttgtttGGCAGAATTTTGTTATACCTTTTTAGGAGGTGTGGCAGCAGCTGAAGGGAGTGAAACATGCACAAAGTCATCTGAAGTGCAGGGTGGAGGAGGAGATGTGGCTGGCGTTCCCAAAGGTGTTCCTTTCCCCCCTGCTGAAAAGGAGCAAAGTTTTCTCAGCAGGCTCCCACTTCCTCCTTTCAGCTGAATATTGTATGtgaaaaattgtttaaaacattCTCTCAACCATTTACTTCTTAAATCTTTCAGCTATTTAACAAGATAAAAGTGCACAGTTTCCAAAAGGCCTGCTTCAGACTTCAGCACTGAGTTCACCGTAACTTATTTCCTATCTCGGTGTTTGCATTAGCACTGCTCTACATGACCAGGTACTTGGTTCACAGAAGTAATGACTTAAGCCTATCaaatggcatggcatggcattcCCATTTAAGAAGCTGGCAGCAAAATTTACAGCCAGAATTTCTATTATAGTAAACCTTGAAGGTCTAATTCCAAAATTCAGCACATACCAGATGTGCCAGCTTTGGTGTAAGGTTGTGATGCAGATTGGGATGACTCTGACGGGACAATTCCAGGGGAGGTTGGTGGAGTGGTCATACCACAAACTGCAGAAGGACTCCAGATGGTAACCTGTGTAAAAGCAATACACAATAAACACAAATCAGTGAAGCTCAGAAAAGGAACATGTTAAGTACCTGTATCCAGGTTCTGATACAGGAAATCAGATGGGGATTGAATCTGAAACATACACTAAGTTCTGAAGAATTCACAGTACTTCTCAGAAACATGAATTTTTAAGACCATCACGACAAACTAGGAACAAAGTGCAAAGCATTAAAAGCATGCTGTGCTTTATCTTCTGCTTTACCTGCTGTGGCTCAGTTGACAGCCGTACTGACTGGGGGCTCAGAATCTGAGGTAGCTGCCCTGGCATTTGTGATAGTGTTAGCCGAGGAGTGGAGTATGGGGTAGAAGTccctgaaagtttaaaaaacaaaaaaataattaaaagtatcCAACACATCAAATACAAGTCAATGATTCTTCTGGTTAGCATGTAAAGGCTTTtaaccaaaacatttcaaatcCATTCAACACACACATTCGCAGCTAGCAAACAAGACTTTTCTTCCAGCCCAAGAAAATTTCTATTGAATATATTGCatactacagatttttttattggTTGGTTCATTGTTTAGGGGGAGAGGGAACAGGGGAGGAAGAGGCAGTGGAAAGGCAACTTTGCAAACATGGTCTATGTCTGCACAACCAGAGCATATatctatgtgttttttttttttttttaagacagtttATTTTCTGGTGCCTAAGAATCAGACTTGAAGTGGGATAAATTAGTAAGAAGTCTTTTTGCTATAGGGCCAGTTTTCTTCCAGGAATTGGGTATTCATTAACCGTCAGGCAGGCCTTACCATAGCTGCTCTGTGTGTCAATGTAATAGCTGGCACTGGGGTCAGTTTGATGATGTTTTAAGCTTGTGCAGAGTTTCCGAGACACAGAGTAATAGCCATCTTCATACGAGGCTTCTGCAGGGTCCAGGGAGATTTTGGCACATTCTATCACAACATCATGAGTTTCTAGTCTTTTCCACCTGCAGACAGTTTTTGGATCCAAAAGAGTAAGTTAGTCAATTATTGTTACAAACAAGGGTTCCTGGAGATATGAGGAATTGGCTTGTAGGATGGCTCATTTGTTCCAGACAGCTTTGCATGCTCCCAGCCAAAACTGGAACAAGGCACCATACAGAAATTGTAACCAGATGACTTGTAAGAGGGGGTCTCAAAGAAGAGACAAACAGCTTTGACACAGAGATCCATAAAGGTCTGCCATGGAGCACTCTGGAAAGGAGGAACAGCATACGAAGACTTGGTTGATCCTGAGCTTCAGCAGCTGTAGAAATCAGCTCAACTAGACTCAGATGTTGGTAGTCAAAATTTAGACATGCCAGCAGTAAGGGAATCTTATATTATTTAGGGCAAGCACCATCTGCAATGCCAGTTTGAGGTCTGTGTTTTTCCTCCCAAGTTTTGGGAATATTTTATTATACTACCTCCTTGATTCTGAAAACTTTTTCTCACTAAATTAAGCAGCCATATTAGATCTGCCCAGTATTTCAGGGGATGGAAGTTCactgtaaagaaaagaaagcacagaaggCTGTCTATTAGAGGCTGAGTTGCTTTTGAATGTAAGATATTATGTGCAAGATACCAAATCAGAAGGCTTCAACTAGTAGTTTTGTGCCAATTGTACTCCTTAGTGGTGCCACCCTCCCCCCTGTCTGGGAGAAGCCTGCAAAATTGAGCATTGTGATATTCAATAGGTTCCCATTTAGTAGTGTTTTCCTAGTGGCTCTGAAAAGCAGGGCAAGAGCACTACTGTGCAGCAACAAGAGTCAATTTCTCCTCTTCAGTGGCTGGGCCTGTGGAgacaagagaaaagcagcaagtggtgctgctgcaggcaaaTGAGCCTATTTCTAAAGAAAACTAATACAGCTGATAATGTTAAGACATACCTGTTAAAAGAATTGATCTGTTAACTGAACCAATATCTAGGTACCAAAACAAGACACACTGAAGCCATTTTAAACACTTAAATCCCACCAAGTACttcaacaaaccaaaaaaatatgaCCCAAACCTTAAGCCAATGAAGCAGGTCAGTGGTAGTTTCTCTTTATTCGTTATAAGCAAATTCTTTCAGAACTTTGAGGATTTTTGATTGTTAAATCATAAAATTAAGACAAAGTCGTGTTAAGTAGAACACAGATTCTATCCCAGacacaaaattaatttagaacCCCAACGTTGTTAATGGCCTTTCACAACAGTTTTTGCTCATTCACCCAGCTGTAAGCTTGGATGAAGAAAGTCTACATGTTTTCCTGGTGT includes the following:
- the TSC1 gene encoding hamartin isoform X2; this translates as MAQQGNVGELLSMLDSPILGVLEDITAAFKDNLICDRGPMLVNNLVDYYLETNSQQALHILSTLQEPHDKHLLDKINEYMGKAATRLPTLSLLGHVIRRQPSWKHKLSQAPLLLSLLKCLKTDTDVVVLTTGVLVLITMLPMIPQSGKQYLHDFFGIFGRLSAWCLQNPGHVAEIYLVHLHASVYALFHRLYGMYPCNFVSFLRSHYSMKENLETFEEVVKPMMEHVRIHPELVTGSKDHELDPRRWKRLETHDVVIECAKISLDPAEASYEDGYYSVSRKLCTSLKHHQTDPSASYYIDTQSSYGTSTPYSTPRLTLSQMPGQLPQILSPQSVRLSTEPQQVTIWSPSAVCGMTTPPTSPGIVPSESSQSASQPYTKAGTSGGKGTPLGTPATSPPPPCTSDDFVHVSLPSAAATPPKKEDKPDPGRPLLSRQQNVINSDKSLDTPGSKSSVTLNDLPEFLGGLSFEDSAEKDREEDAISKEISEITTDAEHMVPRGGFDSPFYRTNESLSGSQKKTHSVVSSVQGHSQTSEPLTSSLDKSGPESARETPKQTFTPIDKPCGGSGESPAGNREGTSGETSILTPSPCKVPAQRRVVFGSGQPPLYEHLFEVALPKTAYLFVGKKTEELLKKAKGTQDDDCMSSTSPVEVLDRLIQQGADAHTKELNKLSLPSKSADWTHFGGSPPSDEIHTLRNQLLLLHNQLLYERFKRQQHALRNRRLLRKVIKATALEEHNAAMKDQLKLQEKEIQALKLSLQKEQARYHQFQEEHENIVAQLHSQIRQLQHDREEFYNQSQELQTKLEDCRNMIADLRLELKKANNKVCHTELLLSQVSQKLSNSESVQQQMEFLNRQLLVLGEVNELYLEQLQHKHTDTTKEVEMLHAAFRKELEKAKLCVQQQSQRLDASQKRIAELESQLAKKDHLFLEQKKYLEDVKIQARGQLQAVESRYKAQKRITQAFELEILDLFGRLEKSSLLKKLEDDKTEAAEAAEERLDCGNEDAVVGYSEETIGRNGETKPPSTRGSSSSKGGSSSELSTPEKPQNQRFSSRWETSVLLETSSTVPLTVGSLPSSKSFLGMKARELFRNKSESQCDEEGVTINRLSDALKTELCKDPSMETKASPSPDNLSVSPKIQESSVGQLHIMDYNETHHDHS
- the TSC1 gene encoding hamartin isoform X3 codes for the protein MAQQGNVGELLSMLDSPILGVLEDITAAFKDNLICDRGPMLVNNLVDYYLETNSQQALHILSTLQEPHDKHLLDKINEYMGKAATRLPTLSLLGHVIRRQPSWKHKLSQAPLLLSLLKCLKTDTDVVVLTTGVLVLITMLPMIPQSGKQYLHDFFGIFGRLSAWCLQNPGHVAEIYLVHLHASVYALFHRLYGMYPCNFVSFLRSHYSMKENLETFEEVVKPMMEHVRIHPELVTGSKDHELDPRRWKRLETHDVVIECAKISLDPAEASYEDGYYSVSRKLCTSLKHHQTDPSASYYIDTQSSYGTSTPYSTPRLTLSQMPGQLPQILSPQSVRLSTEPQQVTIWSPSAVCGMTTPPTSPGIVPSESSQSASQPYTKAGTSAGGKGTPLGTPATSPPPPCTSDDFVHVSLPSAAATPPKKEDKPDPGRPLLSRQQNVINSDKSLDTPGSKSSVTLNDLPEFLGGLSFEDSAEKDREEDAISKEISEITTDAEHMVPRGGFDSPFYRTNESLSGSQKKTHSVVSSVQGHSQTSEPLTSSLDKSGPESARETPKQTFTPIDKPCGGSGESPAGNREGTSGETSILTPSPCKVPAQRRVVFGSGQPPLYEHLFEVALPKTAYLFVGKKTEELLKKAKGTQDDDCMSSTSPVEVLDRLIQQGADAHTKELNKLSLPSKSADWTHFGGSPPSDEIHTLRNQLLLLHNQLLYERFKRQQHALRNRRLLRKVIKATALEEHNAAMKDQLKLQEKEIQALKLSLQKEQARYHQFQEEHENIVAQLHSQIRQLQHDREEFYNQSQELQTKLEDCRNMIADLRLELKKANNKVCHTELLLSQVSQKLSNSESVQQQMEFLNRQLLVLGEVNELYLEQLQHKHTDTTKVEMLHAAFRKELEKAKLCVQQQSQRLDASQKRIAELESQLAKKDHLFLEQKKYLEDVKIQARGQLQAVESRYKAQKRITQAFELEILDLFGRLEKSSLLKKLEDDKTEAAEAAEERLDCGNEDAVVGYSEETIGRNGETKPPSTRGSSSSKGGSSSELSTPEKPQNQRFSSRWETSVLLETSSTVPLTVGSLPSSKSFLGMKARELFRNKSESQCDEEGVTINRLSDALKTELCKDPSMETKASPSPDNLSVSPKIQESSVGQLHIMDYNETHHDHS
- the TSC1 gene encoding hamartin isoform X1 encodes the protein MAQQGNVGELLSMLDSPILGVLEDITAAFKDNLICDRGPMLVNNLVDYYLETNSQQALHILSTLQEPHDKHLLDKINEYMGKAATRLPTLSLLGHVIRRQPSWKHKLSQAPLLLSLLKCLKTDTDVVVLTTGVLVLITMLPMIPQSGKQYLHDFFGIFGRLSAWCLQNPGHVAEIYLVHLHASVYALFHRLYGMYPCNFVSFLRSHYSMKENLETFEEVVKPMMEHVRIHPELVTGSKDHELDPRRWKRLETHDVVIECAKISLDPAEASYEDGYYSVSRKLCTSLKHHQTDPSASYYIDTQSSYGTSTPYSTPRLTLSQMPGQLPQILSPQSVRLSTEPQQVTIWSPSAVCGMTTPPTSPGIVPSESSQSASQPYTKAGTSAGGKGTPLGTPATSPPPPCTSDDFVHVSLPSAAATPPKKEDKPDPGRPLLSRQQNVINSDKSLDTPGSKSSVTLNDLPEFLGGLSFEDSAEKDREEDAISKEISEITTDAEHMVPRGGFDSPFYRTNESLSGSQKKTHSVVSSVQGHSQTSEPLTSSLDKSGPESARETPKQTFTPIDKPCGGSGESPAGNREGTSGETSILTPSPCKVPAQRRVVFGSGQPPLYEHLFEVALPKTAYLFVGKKTEELLKKAKGTQDDDCMSSTSPVEVLDRLIQQGADAHTKELNKLSLPSKSADWTHFGGSPPSDEIHTLRNQLLLLHNQLLYERFKRQQHALRNRRLLRKVIKATALEEHNAAMKDQLKLQEKEIQALKLSLQKEQARYHQFQEEHENIVAQLHSQIRQLQHDREEFYNQSQELQTKLEDCRNMIADLRLELKKANNKVCHTELLLSQVSQKLSNSESVQQQMEFLNRQLLVLGEVNELYLEQLQHKHTDTTKEVEMLHAAFRKELEKAKLCVQQQSQRLDASQKRIAELESQLAKKDHLFLEQKKYLEDVKIQARGQLQAVESRYKAQKRITQAFELEILDLFGRLEKSSLLKKLEDDKTEAAEAAEERLDCGNEDAVVGYSEETIGRNGETKPPSTRGSSSSKGGSSSELSTPEKPQNQRFSSRWETSVLLETSSTVPLTVGSLPSSKSFLGMKARELFRNKSESQCDEEGVTINRLSDALKTELCKDPSMETKASPSPDNLSVSPKIQESSVGQLHIMDYNETHHDHS